DNA from Streptomyces sp. NBC_01260:
TGATCAGCGGATCGCTGCTGGAGGCCTTCTCCCCGTTCCAGGTGGTGGCCTCCCTGCACGGCCTCGCCATCGTCCTGTGCCTCGCCCTGCTGGCGCTGCTCGTACTGCGCCGTTCCCCGGCCGGGCCCGACCAGGTGCGACAGCCCGGCGGCGGCACCCTGCACGAAGAGCGCGGCTGATGGGCGGCGGCGGGCAGGACCCGCGCATCGCCGTGGTCGGGATGTCCTTCCGGCTGCCGGGGGCCGACACGCCGGAGGACCTGTGGCGCGTCATCCGCGAGGGCGAGGACCGCTTCACCCGTTTCACGAAGGACGAACTGAAGGCCGCGGGAGTCCCCGAGGAGCTGTACCGGCGCGACGACTTCATCGGGGCCTCGGCCGTCCTGGACGACATCACCGGGTTCGATGCCCGGCACTTCGGGATGAGCGCCCGCGAGGCCAGCCTGACCGACCCCCAGCACCGCCTGTTCCTGGAGTGCGCGCAGCACGCCCTGGAGAACGCCGGCTACCCCGACGAGCGGGACGGAAAGCGGATCGGGGTCTATGCCAGCACCGGCTACCACCTGTACAACATGCAGTCCTATCTGCTCAACAACGTCCTGCCGAACGAGGACATCGCCGACTGGCTGGCCGGCATGCAGGTCCTGGTGGGCAACTACACCGACTTCAACGCGACCCGGGTCGCCTACCGGCTCGGTCTCACCGGCCCCGCCGTCAACGTACAGACGGCCTGCTCCAGTTCGCTGGTGGGTGTGCACCTGGCCGCCCAGTCCCTGCTGCTGGACGAATGCGACATCGCGCTGGCCGGCGCCAGCGCCGTCCATGTCCCGCAGGTCCTCGGCTACCACTACGTCAAGGGCTCGATCCTCTCCAGGACCGGCCGGCTCCGGGCGTTCGACGCGGCCGCGAACGGGACCGTCGGAGGCACCGGTGTCGTGGCCGTCGTACTGAAGCGGCTGGCCCGTGCGCTCGCGGACGGCGACACCGTGCACGGCGTCATCCGTGGCTGGGGCGTCTGCAACGACGGCGCCGGCAAGCAGGCGTTCGCGGCGCCCAGTGCGCGGGGCCAGCAGGAAGCCGTACGCCGGGCGCTGGACCACGCGGGCGTCGGGGCGGACACCATCGGGTATCTGGAGACCCACGGCACCGGCACCCTCAAGGGCGATCCCATCGAGCTGGAAGGGGCGGGCGCGGCGTACCGGCAGGACACGGACCGGACCGGCTACTGCGCTCTCGGAGCCGTCAAGACCAACATCGGGCACCTCGACGTGGCGTCCGGACTGGCCGGTCTCGTCAAGGCCCTGCTGGTGCTCAAACACGGTGTGATCCCCCCGATCGGGGGCTTCAGCGATCCCAATCCGCTGCTCGGGCTGGAGGACAGCCCGTTCTACGCACCCCGCGCCCTCCAGCCGTGGCCCGAGAACGGCACCCCCCGGCGGGCGGGTGTCACCTCGCTCGGGATCGGCGGCACCAACGTCCACCTGATCCTTGAGGAAGCACCTGAACCCGGGCCGCGTTCCGCCACCGCCGCCCCGCCCGACGTGCTTCTGGTCTCCGCGACGAGCCGGGAAGCCCTCGCCGACAACGCACGCTCCCTGCGCGACGTGCTCCGCAGGCGGACCGCTCTGCCCATGGCGGATCTCGTCACGACCACCGCACTCGGGCGCTCGCACGGCCGGCACCGGATCGCGGTCCGGGCAAGCACACCGTCCGCGCTGGCCGATGCTCTCGACGCCTGGCTCTCCGGCCCCGCACCGCTCGCGACCGCCGCGGGGCCCGTGCCGCCGGGGGACGCGCCCACCCGGGTGGTGTTCCAGTTCACCGGCCAGGGTTCGCTGCGCCCCGGAGCGGTGGCGGCCCTGTACGAACGGTTTCCCGTCGTGCGTGAGGTCCTCGACGCCTGCGAGGAGTGGCATCGCCGGCTCACCGGTGAACCGATGCTGACCGGACTCCTCACCGAGGGGGCGGGCACACCGGGGGCTGTCTGGCCGACCGCGACCGCGCAGCCGGCCCTGTTCGCCCTGCAGTGCGCCCTGGTCCGGCTGTGGGACGAGTCGGGCATCAGACCTTGGGCCGTGACAGGCCACAGCGTCGGTGAGTACGCGGCGCTCTTCGCGGCCGGGGCGCTGTCGCTCGCGGACGGCCTGGAACTCAGCGCGCACCGGGGCCGGTTGATGCGGGACCACTGCGCGCCGGGCGCCATGGTGGCGGTGGCGCTGGAGCGGGAGTCCGCCGTGGAGCTCGCCGCCTCGCACCCCGGGCTGGAGCTCGCCGTGACCAACGGGGAACGCTCCCAGGTGCTGGCCGGTCCCGTCGCGGGCGTGGACCGGATGTGCGCCGCGCTCGATGACCGGGGCACCCCGTACGAACGCCTCGCGGTGGACCGGGCCTTCCACACCGCCGCTACGGAGCCGATGCTCGACGCGTTCGCAGTGGTACTGGCGAAGACCCCCTTCACACCGGTACGGACCCGCTTCATCAGCTCTCTCGACGGCCGGACCCGTGAGCCCGGCTGGATGCCGGACCCGGAGCATCTGGTCCGCCACACCCGCGAGCCGGTGCGCTACGACGCGTCGCTGCGTGCCGTCGCCGGTGAACGGCCCGACGTGCTCCTGGAGATCGGGCCGCACACCACACTCAGCAGCCTGGCCCGCCGCTCCCTGCCGGCGGTGCGGGCGACTCCCTCCCTGCACCGGGGCACCGGACTCACGGCGCTCTTCGGCGCTGCGGCGGCTCTGCACTGCGCGGGAGCCGATGTCCGCTGGGAGACGTTCCTGGCCGGCACCGCAGGGCGGCGCGTCCCGCTGCCCGGCTACCGCTTCCAGCACCGACACCACTGGGTCGGGGCCCTGCCCGGGCCCCGCGGACCCATTTCCCCGGCACGAGAGGAACGCACCATGACGTCAGAAGCGACGGAGACCAGACGTTTGCTGGACAGCATTCTCGGTGTGCTGTCCGGAGCCTTCGGAGAGGACCTCACCTCGGTCCCGGCCGACACCCCGTTCTTCGATCTCGGTGCGGACTCGCTCCTCATGATCAATGTGCTCCGGGAGATCGAACAGGAGCACCACGTCAGAATCACGATGCGTGAGCTGTTCGACGAGACGGGAACGCCCCGGCTCCTCGCCGAACTCGTCGCTGCGCGGCTGCCCCGGCAGCCCGGGGCCGCCCCCCTGCCGGCCGCAGCGCAGCCCTCCGTCCCCCCGCCGTTCGCCCACGCGCCGATACCCGCGCAGAGCACCGCACCGCCCTCCCCCGGCGTACCGCCTGTCCCCACCGCGTCGACCGGCGGGGCACCGCCTGTCCCGCACGCCGCCGCGGACGCCGGTTTCGTCACCCGGCAGGAGCTGCTGGACCTGGGCCAACGGGTCCAGCAGCTGTCACAGATCCAGCTCCAGATGCTCACCCAGCTCTCCCAGCTGCTCGCACTCCAGAGCAACTCGGCGGCGGCCCTGCCGGACGACGAGGTGGTCCGGTGAACGAGCAGGAGAGCCTCACGGCCACCCTGGACCGGGACCTGGCCGCCATGGCCGGACTCGCCCGGCGCATCACCGAACAGATCGACGCCGGGCAGAGCGACGCCGGGCAAGCCATGGCAGACAGCGCGCAACAGCCCCAGGCACACGGGCCGCGCGTGGTGATCGCCCCCGATGCCGGCATGGTCCGCTCCACCTCACCCCGCACTCAGCAAGAGCATCTCGACGACCTGGTACGCCGGTACACGGCCCGTACAGCGGCCTCCAGGCAACTCGCTCAGCGCCACCGCCGCAGACTCGCCGACAGCAGAGCGGTCGTCGGATTCCGCAAGTCGACCAAGGAGATGCTCTATCCCGTAGCGGCCCGTCGCGCGGACGGCGCACGGATCGAGGACATCGACGGCAACAGCTATACCGACATCACCATGGGCTTCGGGGTGCTCCTCTTCGGCCACGAGCCCGGCTTCGTCCGGGAAGCCGTACGCGAACACCTCTCCCGGGGCATCCGGCTCGGCCCCCGCAGTGTCGAGACGGGCGGTGCCGCCGAGCTGCTGTGCGAACTGACCGGGCTGGAACGGGTGGCCTTCGCCAACTCCGGTACGGAGGCCAACGCGGGGGCGATCCGTCTCGCCCGTGCCGCCACCGGCCACGACCGGATCGTCACGTTCCAGGGCTCCTACCACGGTCATGCCGACCAGGTGCTGGGCCGGCCGGCCGGCCGCGGTGCTCAGGAGGGGACCGTGCCCGTCTCCCGGGGCATCCCGCACAGTGCCGTCGGCGAACTGACCGTCCTCGAATACGGCAGTGAGGAGGCCCTCCAGGCGATCGAACGGGACGCGGCGCGGATCGCGGTGGTCATCGTCGAACCCGTGCAGAGCAGGCATCCCTCGCTCCAGCCTGCCGCGTTCGTCCGCAGGCTGCGCGAACTGACCGCCCGTCACGGCATCGTGCTGATGTTCGACGAGATGCTGACCGGATTCCGTCCCGCTCTCCGTGGCGCGCAGGACCTCTACGGCGTCACGCCGGATCTCGCCACCTACGGCAAGCTCCTCGGCGGCGGATTCCCCATCGGCGCGGTCGCCGGCCGCTCCGACATCATGGACGGGATCGACGGCGGCCACTGGACCTACGGGGACGACAGCGGTCCGACCGCCGACACCACCTTCTTCGGCGGCACCTACCTGCAGCATCCCGTGTCGATGACCGCGGCGCACGCCGTACTCACTCATCTGAAGGAACACAGTCCGCACCTTCAGGAACGGCTCAACGCCCGGACGACCGAACTGGCCACCGGGCTCAACGACTTCTTCGAGGCCGAGGAATTCCCCCTGCGGATGGGCTGGTTCGGCTCCCAGTTCCGCTTCGAGCACCGCGCCGACATGGAGCTCCTCTACTACCATCTGATGCTGCGGGGCGTGCATGTGTGGGAGTGGCGCAACTTCTTCCTCTCCACGGCCCACACCGACGGTGACATCGAGCACGTGGCCGACGCCGTGCGGGGGTCGCTGAGGGACCTGCGGAAGGCCGGCTTCTTCCGCACCGGCAAAGCCCCGTCCCGGAGGCCCGCTCCCGGCCGGGCAGACGTCACACCGGCAGGCGTCACACCGGCGGCGGCCCTGCCGGTCCCGATGGCCGAAGCCGTCGTCGAAGCGGTGACCGATGCGCCTCCCGTTCCCGTGGCCGCCCCGGTTTCCGCGGCGCCCGCGACGCCGCGCCGCGCGGACTTCAGCCTCTACTTCTTCGGCGACTACCCGGACGACGGACCCGGTCCGAAGGAGGGCCGCTACGAACTGCTCATGGAGGCGGCCCGGTTCGCCGACCACCACGGGTTCGAGGCGCTGTGGATGCCCGAACGGCACTTCAACTCGTTCGGCGGCCTCTTCCCGAACCCCGCCGTCCTGGCCGCGGCACTGTCCCGGGAGACCCGGCGCATCCGCCTCAACGCCGGCTCGGTCGTGCTCCCGCTGCACGACCCGATCCGGGTGGCGGAGGAGTGGTCCATGGCGGACAACCTCTCCGGCGGACGCGTCGGCCTCGGTGTCGCGAGCGGGTGGAACGCCAACGACTTCGTCTTCTTCCCCGAGCGCTTCGGGCCGCACAAGCAGGAGATGTACGACCGGCTGGAACAGGTGCGGAGCCTCTGGCGGGGCGAGACGCTGCGCCGCACCACCGGGGACGGCGAACGGGAGATCCGGCTCTTCCCGCGCCCCGTCCAGACGATGCCGCCGCTCTACACGGCGGTGGTCGCCAACCCGGAGTCCTACGAACAGGCCGCCGCGCACGACCTGGGCATCGTGACCAACCTGATGACCCAGGACATCGACCAGCTCAGGGACAACATCGCCCGCTACCGCCGGGCACGGGCGCGGCACGGCCTCGACCCGGACGCCGGGCGGGTCGCCGTCCTGCTGCACACCTATCTCTCCGAGGACCACGACACCGCCCGGGCCGAGGCCTTCGCGCCGATGGCCCGCTACATGCAGGCCTCCCTGTCCCTGTTCAGCGGCGTCACCAACAGTCTCGGAGTCACCACCGACCTGAGATCGCTCAGCGAGGACGACCTGGACGTGGTCTTCCGGCGCGCCTACGGCCGCTACTGCGACCAACGGGCCCTGATCGGATCTGTGGACACCGTCCTGCCCGTGGCCGAGGCGGTGGTCGACGCGGGCGCGGACGAGATCGTCGCGCTGGTCGACTTCGGCGTCTGTGCGGACCAGCTGCGCGCCGGTCTCCCCCGGCTGGACGCCCTCCGCCGCCGGCACCGGGAGCGACGGGCACCCGATCCGGGCGCGCCCCTGTCCCCGGGCCAGGAGCGGATCTGGTTCCTGGAACGCCTGCTCCCGGGACGCACCGCCTACAACGAGGTGAAGGCGATCCGGCTGCGCGGTGCGCTCGACACCGAGGCGCTGCACACCGCGCTGCGTCGGCTCGTCGCCCGCCACGAAGGGCTGCGCACCGTCTTCCGGCAGGCCGGCGATTCGGCGGTCCAGCTGGTGCGGGAGGCCGCCGAGCCCGACTTCGCCGTGGTGGACGGCACCCTCCGGGCCGAGGCCGCCGTGCGGGAGGCACTGGCGACGGAGAGCGCCCGCCGCTTCGACCTGGAGAACGGCCCGCTGTTCGTCAGCCGGGTCGTGCGTACCGCGGCCGACGAGCACGTGCTGGTCCTGTCCTTCCACCACATCGTGGTCGACGCGGCCTCGGCGACCGTCCTGTGCCGGGACCTCTCCGCCTTCTACCGGGCGGAGCGCGACGGCACGGAGGCCGGTCTGCCCGCACTGACCTGGAGCTACGCCGAGCACGCACGGGAACAGCGCGCGGCGGCGGACAGCCCTGACACCGCGCGGGACCTGGCCCACTGGCGGCGCGTGCTCGGCGGAGACCTGCCGGTCCTCGAACTGCCCACCGACCGCCCCCGGCCGACGGAGATGACCTCCGAGGGCCGCGCTGTCTTCCGCTCCCTCGACCCCGGCCTGTCCGAACAGGTCAGGCAGCTGAGCCGCGGCCACCGCGCCACCCTGTTCATGACCCTGGTGGCCGGCTGGGCGGCGATGCTGCAACGGGTCACGGGGCAGGAGGACATCGTCATCGGCGTCCCGGTCTCCGACCGGCCGCAGCGGGCCGAGGAGCTGATCGGCTTCTTCGTCAACACCCTCGCTCTGCGGGTCGACCTCACCGGCGATCCCGGGTTCGCGACGCTGCTGGACCGGGTGCGTACCGTCGCGCTCGACGCCTACGACCACGCGGGGACCCCGTTCGAGAAGGTGGTGCGCGTGCTCGCTCCGCCCCGCAGGACGGACCGCACGCCGGTGTTCCAGGTGTGCGCCGAGTTCCAGTCGGCGGAGCCGTTCCGCCTCGACCTCCCCGGCATCGAGGCAGTCGCGCTGGACGCGGGCCCCGACAAGGCGCTGACCGACCTGACGGTCTACTTCACCGACGGGCCGGAGGGCGTTCGCTGTCATCTGGAGTACAACTCCGACCTGTTCGAGCCGAGCACCGTCGACATGTTCTTCACGGTCTTCCGCGATCTCCTGGCCGCCGCCGTCGGCAAGCCCGGCACACCGCTGTCCCTGCTCGCGCGCACGGCGGTCGAGGGTGACGAGGTGCCGGAGAGCTGGGAACACGGCCCGGTCCGGCCGGTCGCGGACACCACCGTGCACGACTGGGTCGCCCGGCAGGCCGCAGAGCACCCCGCGCGGACCGCGGTGGTGGGCGAGGACGCCGTACTGACCTACCGGGAGCTGGACGAGCGCGCCGGCCGACTCGCCGCCGTGCTCGCGGAACGCCGGGCGGACGATGACCAGGAACCCCTGGTGGCGGTGTGGCTGCCACGCTCCGCGGAGCTCGTCGTGGCGCTGCTCGCCGTGCTGCGGGCCGGTTGCGCGTATGTGCCGCTCGACCCGTCGCTCGGTGCCGTCCGCGCCACGCAGGTGATCGCCGAGAGCGGCGCCCGCACGGTGATCAGCGGCGCGGACGGACCGGTGGAGCTGCGGCTGCCCGGATCGGTGACCGTCGTCGCGCCGGACGCCGCCCCGGCGGGAGGCCCCGGGTCAGGCACCGGGGGCTCGTCCCCTTCCTCCGCGTGCTCCGTCATCTACACCTCGGGCAGCACCGGCACGCCCAAGGGTGTCGTGCTCACACACCGCGGCCTCGTGGACCTCTGCCAGTGGCACCACGAACGCTTCGCGTTCACCGGCGACGACCGGAGTGCCGTCGTGTGCAGCCAGAGCTTCGACGCCTCCCTCCTGGAGATCTGGCCGGCGCTGACGGCGGGCGGCACGATCGTCGTGGCCGGTGAGCCGGTCCGCCGCGATCCGCTCGCCCTGGCCCGGTGGTACGCGGACCAGGACATCGCCTTCAGCGTCCTGCCGACGGCCCTGGGCGAACAGGTGCTGCGCCTGCCGGCAGCCGATCAGCCCCCGCTGCGCCATCTGCTGCTGGGCGGCGAGGCGCTCCGGAGCCACCCCAGGCCCGAGGCCCCCTACGAGACGCTGAACATCTACGGCCCGACCGAGACGACCGTGCTGTGCGTCGTCGGTACGGTCCCGCCCAGGGCCGACGGGCCCGTCCCGGACGAGGGAGCGGACGTGATCGCGATCGGGCGTCCGGCCGACAACGTCACCGTGCGCGTGGTGGACGCGTCGGACAAGCCGGTGCCCATCGGTGCGGTGGGGGAGCTCTTCGTCGGTGGTCCGGGGGTGGCCGCAGGCTATCTGCACCGGCCGGACCTCACCGAGGAGAGGTTCGCGGCCGGGCCGGAGGGCGGGACGGAGACCCGCTGCTACCGCACGGGTGATCTGGTCCGCTGGACGGCGGACGGGCGACTCGTGTTCGTGGGCCGCACCGACGACCAGGTGAAGATCCGCGGATTCCGGGTCGAGCCGGAGGAGGTGGCACAGGTCCTGGGCCGTCTCGACGGTGTCAGCCGGGCGGCCGTCGTGGGCCTGCGCCGTGCGAACGGCGAGGCCTTCCTGTCCGCCTATGTG
Protein-coding regions in this window:
- a CDS encoding type I polyketide synthase, encoding MGGGGQDPRIAVVGMSFRLPGADTPEDLWRVIREGEDRFTRFTKDELKAAGVPEELYRRDDFIGASAVLDDITGFDARHFGMSAREASLTDPQHRLFLECAQHALENAGYPDERDGKRIGVYASTGYHLYNMQSYLLNNVLPNEDIADWLAGMQVLVGNYTDFNATRVAYRLGLTGPAVNVQTACSSSLVGVHLAAQSLLLDECDIALAGASAVHVPQVLGYHYVKGSILSRTGRLRAFDAAANGTVGGTGVVAVVLKRLARALADGDTVHGVIRGWGVCNDGAGKQAFAAPSARGQQEAVRRALDHAGVGADTIGYLETHGTGTLKGDPIELEGAGAAYRQDTDRTGYCALGAVKTNIGHLDVASGLAGLVKALLVLKHGVIPPIGGFSDPNPLLGLEDSPFYAPRALQPWPENGTPRRAGVTSLGIGGTNVHLILEEAPEPGPRSATAAPPDVLLVSATSREALADNARSLRDVLRRRTALPMADLVTTTALGRSHGRHRIAVRASTPSALADALDAWLSGPAPLATAAGPVPPGDAPTRVVFQFTGQGSLRPGAVAALYERFPVVREVLDACEEWHRRLTGEPMLTGLLTEGAGTPGAVWPTATAQPALFALQCALVRLWDESGIRPWAVTGHSVGEYAALFAAGALSLADGLELSAHRGRLMRDHCAPGAMVAVALERESAVELAASHPGLELAVTNGERSQVLAGPVAGVDRMCAALDDRGTPYERLAVDRAFHTAATEPMLDAFAVVLAKTPFTPVRTRFISSLDGRTREPGWMPDPEHLVRHTREPVRYDASLRAVAGERPDVLLEIGPHTTLSSLARRSLPAVRATPSLHRGTGLTALFGAAAALHCAGADVRWETFLAGTAGRRVPLPGYRFQHRHHWVGALPGPRGPISPAREERTMTSEATETRRLLDSILGVLSGAFGEDLTSVPADTPFFDLGADSLLMINVLREIEQEHHVRITMRELFDETGTPRLLAELVAARLPRQPGAAPLPAAAQPSVPPPFAHAPIPAQSTAPPSPGVPPVPTASTGGAPPVPHAAADAGFVTRQELLDLGQRVQQLSQIQLQMLTQLSQLLALQSNSAAALPDDEVVR
- a CDS encoding MupA/Atu3671 family FMN-dependent luciferase-like monooxygenase, with amino-acid sequence MNEQESLTATLDRDLAAMAGLARRITEQIDAGQSDAGQAMADSAQQPQAHGPRVVIAPDAGMVRSTSPRTQQEHLDDLVRRYTARTAASRQLAQRHRRRLADSRAVVGFRKSTKEMLYPVAARRADGARIEDIDGNSYTDITMGFGVLLFGHEPGFVREAVREHLSRGIRLGPRSVETGGAAELLCELTGLERVAFANSGTEANAGAIRLARAATGHDRIVTFQGSYHGHADQVLGRPAGRGAQEGTVPVSRGIPHSAVGELTVLEYGSEEALQAIERDAARIAVVIVEPVQSRHPSLQPAAFVRRLRELTARHGIVLMFDEMLTGFRPALRGAQDLYGVTPDLATYGKLLGGGFPIGAVAGRSDIMDGIDGGHWTYGDDSGPTADTTFFGGTYLQHPVSMTAAHAVLTHLKEHSPHLQERLNARTTELATGLNDFFEAEEFPLRMGWFGSQFRFEHRADMELLYYHLMLRGVHVWEWRNFFLSTAHTDGDIEHVADAVRGSLRDLRKAGFFRTGKAPSRRPAPGRADVTPAGVTPAAALPVPMAEAVVEAVTDAPPVPVAAPVSAAPATPRRADFSLYFFGDYPDDGPGPKEGRYELLMEAARFADHHGFEALWMPERHFNSFGGLFPNPAVLAAALSRETRRIRLNAGSVVLPLHDPIRVAEEWSMADNLSGGRVGLGVASGWNANDFVFFPERFGPHKQEMYDRLEQVRSLWRGETLRRTTGDGEREIRLFPRPVQTMPPLYTAVVANPESYEQAAAHDLGIVTNLMTQDIDQLRDNIARYRRARARHGLDPDAGRVAVLLHTYLSEDHDTARAEAFAPMARYMQASLSLFSGVTNSLGVTTDLRSLSEDDLDVVFRRAYGRYCDQRALIGSVDTVLPVAEAVVDAGADEIVALVDFGVCADQLRAGLPRLDALRRRHRERRAPDPGAPLSPGQERIWFLERLLPGRTAYNEVKAIRLRGALDTEALHTALRRLVARHEGLRTVFRQAGDSAVQLVREAAEPDFAVVDGTLRAEAAVREALATESARRFDLENGPLFVSRVVRTAADEHVLVLSFHHIVVDAASATVLCRDLSAFYRAERDGTEAGLPALTWSYAEHAREQRAAADSPDTARDLAHWRRVLGGDLPVLELPTDRPRPTEMTSEGRAVFRSLDPGLSEQVRQLSRGHRATLFMTLVAGWAAMLQRVTGQEDIVIGVPVSDRPQRAEELIGFFVNTLALRVDLTGDPGFATLLDRVRTVALDAYDHAGTPFEKVVRVLAPPRRTDRTPVFQVCAEFQSAEPFRLDLPGIEAVALDAGPDKALTDLTVYFTDGPEGVRCHLEYNSDLFEPSTVDMFFTVFRDLLAAAVGKPGTPLSLLARTAVEGDEVPESWEHGPVRPVADTTVHDWVARQAAEHPARTAVVGEDAVLTYRELDERAGRLAAVLAERRADDDQEPLVAVWLPRSAELVVALLAVLRAGCAYVPLDPSLGAVRATQVIAESGARTVISGADGPVELRLPGSVTVVAPDAAPAGGPGSGTGGSSPSSACSVIYTSGSTGTPKGVVLTHRGLVDLCQWHHERFAFTGDDRSAVVCSQSFDASLLEIWPALTAGGTIVVAGEPVRRDPLALARWYADQDIAFSVLPTALGEQVLRLPAADQPPLRHLLLGGEALRSHPRPEAPYETLNIYGPTETTVLCVVGTVPPRADGPVPDEGADVIAIGRPADNVTVRVVDASDKPVPIGAVGELFVGGPGVAAGYLHRPDLTEERFAAGPEGGTETRCYRTGDLVRWTADGRLVFVGRTDDQVKIRGFRVEPEEVAQVLGRLDGVSRAAVVGLRRANGEAFLSAYVVPTEPGWDSTAEQRSRTDRWAEELNLHLPEYMVPRVWRVLTELPLTGNGKVDRTKLPAADPFLPADGEGARRADGPPPEAEPLTALENGLRDLWAAEFDLTASGIDPDVSLFDLGGHSLTAMRLVNRIREAWGIEYPLSRLYQEPTLRAMTEFVHGAGSRRVVRTGPASHQQARFASVHSRHAKPQVFNVALRITFSGRLDPASLRTALQQLTERHEALRTRLVREGLSSWRQEVLEPRPVDLPVDDLTSRPEPERQAQVRRLAEQATETPLDLFEGDVLSTRLLRTGAEEWVLLLVMHHCTCDGWALTTLLKELAALYRTAATGTGHGLSSAAPQQVEYAHWQVAHEAATRERRTDYWLEELADSPFTVDLPLDRPRPDTLSGRGGVIEFTVPAEVRADVERLAVRRATTPFVVTAAALGRLLAAKAEQEDVVMSVSYAGRESREFESLVGCTAIALALRVRDARAGSFAALMERVTRTTVLGMEHAMPPRRVAPAMRERRGVDMPDGLAIGLAYESSLDTGIELPGITTTVAEIAPAASRSEFIMVLTPAGDVLEGAVEYSADLWDRATVETWTREYVRLLRDEVREALADGAHLQPDSPR